The following nucleotide sequence is from Nitratidesulfovibrio termitidis HI1.
CGCAGCGGGACACGCTGCGCGGGCACACACAGCCCTGCGATTCGTCCCGCAGGCGGTGCTTGACGATGCGGTCTTCCAGCGAATGGAAGGTGATCACCGCCAGCCGTCCGCCGGGGTTCAGCCGGTCCAGGATGCGGTCGAGAAAGCGTTCCAGCTGGCCCAGTTCGTCGTTGACGGCCATGCGCAGGGCCTGGAAGGTCCGGGTGGCCGGATGGTTGCGCGAGGTGGCGCGCCACTTGGCCGGGTAGGCCCGGTCCACGATGGCCACGAGCTGGGCCGTGGTCTCGATGGGGCCAGTCGCGCGGGCATCCACGATGGCGCGGGCGATGCGCCCGGCCATGGGGTCTTCGCCGTAGCGCAGGATGATGTCCTTGAGCACGTCCGCGGTGGCCCGGTTCACCAGCTTCGAAGCCGGGTCCTCGTCGCCGTCCCGGTCCATGCGCATGTCCAGCGGGCCGTCGGCATGAAAGCTGAAACCCCGGTCGGCCATGTCGATCTGCATGGACGACACGCCGATGTCGATGAGCGCGCCATCCACCTTGTCCCAGCCCAGTTGGTCCAGCGCTGCCTCGAAGTCCGCGTAGCGGGTATGGAAGAAATGCACGCGCCCTGCCCACGGGGCCAGACGCTGGCGGGCCAGTTCCAGTGCCGTGGTGTCACGGTCGAGGCAGCACAGTTCGCCGTCCGGGCCGATGCGTTCCATGATGGCGGCGGAATGGCCGCCAAGGCCCACGGTGCCGTCCAGGTACCTGCCGCCGGGGTGGGGGGCCAGCGCCTCCAGCACCTCGTCCAGCAACACGGGCACGTGCAGCGTGGCGGCGCGAGCCCCTTCCGTGGAAGCGGAGGCGGCCTGCGGTGTGGTGGAGTCGGGTGCGCCGGTCATTGCGTTGTCCTGTTGCTCTTAAGGGACTGTGCCCTGCCGGGCCTAAAGGGAAAGCTCTATGCCGCTGTCAGCCAGCTCTGCTGCCACGTCGTCGAAGTCCTGCGCCACGATGCCGTCAAAGCGCGACTGATCCCAGATTTCGAAGCGGCTGCCCTGGCCCAGCAGCACCACGTCCTTGGTGATGCCCGCGTAGTCCATGTGCGAACGCGAAATGCGCACCCGCCCCTGGCCGTCCAGTTCCATGAGTTCGGCGCTGCCGATGACCAGGCGGCGGAAGTCGCGCATCTTGCGCGAAGGATTCTTGAGGGTGGAGAACTTGCGCTCGAAGTCTTCCCAGTCGGGCAGGGGGTAGCCCATGACGCAGTCGTCGAAGCTGGTCAGCACCAGCTTGCCGCCGTCGGCACGCGACACGAGGATGTCGCGGAAATCCGGCGGCAGCATCAGTCGGCCCTTGGGGTCGAGACTGCGGTGGGAACGGCCTCTGAACAACATGGGAACACCACTTGCCTGTCATCTTGCGCTGTTGCGCAAGGCGTCGAAACTGCAAACCCTGCTTCCACCGTTTCCCCCGCGTGCCGCACGAAGGCTTTCTGATCGGAAGGAAGGGGCCTTTTCTGGGAGACTCTACCACCTTTTACCACAATTTCCCACTTTCTCTATGATATGTTTGGCACTGTCAAGCCGTGGACTCCGGCAGAGTCTAGAAAATTTCTAACGGTGGTTCCCCCGCGCGAGACGCATGACAAATAGTACATTATTATACTGTATTAGACTTGGTGGCACGAAAGACGAAAAACCACATCGGGCCACCCGCACGGAACCTGTCCGTGCGCTGGCGCACGGCATTTCGACGCGCCCGATGGCCCGCGACCTGCCCCTTGCGATGCGAACCACCGGCCTGCGCTGATATTTTTGCGGAACACATGGGGACACAAAGGGTGTCGGCACGATATACGAGGGTATTCGCCACGCGCCGCCGCATGGCCGACGCAACCTCTCGCGACGCACAAACGGCTTGACAAGATACAACTTATTGCACAGGGGTGGATCATGAGAACGAAGATAATCGCCACCATAGGTCCGGCATCGCGCTCGCGCGAGGTGCTTTCGCGCCTCATCGCCGCGGGAGTGCGCATCTTTCGCCTCAACTTTTCCCACGGCAGCGCACCCATGTTCGTGGATCTGGTGCGCCTGCTGCGCGAACTGGAAGCCGAATGCGGCAGCCCGGTGACCATCCTGCAGGACCTGTCCGGCCCCAAGATCCGCATCGGTGAAATTCCGGACGGCGCCATCTCCGTGGGCAAGGGCGACCGTGTGCTGCTGGGCCCCAAGGCCCCTGCCGACGCCGTGCTGCCGTTCCTCCCCTTCACCAATCAGGCCGTGCTGAACGGACTGGAAGCCGGTGACCGGATGGTGCTGTCCGACGGCGGGTTGCAGTTCCGCGTGCTGGGCACCGCGCCCGAGGGGTGCTTTGAACTGGAGGCCGACAACAGCGGCATCATCACCTCGCGCAAGGGCCTGGCCCTGCCCGGCAAGTCGGTGCGGCTGCCCGCCCTGACCGAAAAGGACCGCAAGGACCTAGCCGACGGCCTGGAACTGGGCGTGGACGCCGTGGCCCTGTCCTTCGTGCAGACGCCGGAAGACATCCGCGACGCCAAGGAAATCATCGCGGCCAGCGGCCGCAAGCACATCCCCGTCATCGCCAAGCTGGAACGCCAGAACGCCGTGGACCGGCTTGACGACATCCTGGCCGAGGCCGACGTGATCATGGTGGCCCGAGGCGACCTGGGCGTGGAATGCCCCCTGCCCGCCCTGCCCGCCATGCAGAAGCGCATCATCCGCGCCTGCAACCGCGCGGCAAAGCCGGTCATCGTGGCCACCCAGATGCTGCTGTCCATGGTCAACAGTCCCTCGCCCACCCGCGCGGAAACCACCGACGTGGCCAACGCCGTGCTGGACGGGGCCGACTGCGTGATGCTTTCCGAAGAAACGGCCATGGGCAACTTTCCCGTGGAGACCGTGGAATTCATGAAGGAAATCGCCGCCAAGGCGGAAGAACTGCACTTCGAGACGCAGCGCCTTGCCGAACCGGCGGACGAAAAGGGCACGGCGGACTTCCTGGCCTACGCGGCCTGCCTGCTGGCGGAAAAGACCGGGGCCAGGGGCATCGTCTCGCACAGCATGACCGGCGCCTCGGCCCGGCTCATTTCGTCGCGCCGCCCGCGCCAGATGGTCTGGGCGCTGACGCCCGACCAGGCCGCCCTGCGCGCCCTGAACTTCTCGTGGGGCATCGTGCCGCAGGGCATCACGCTGGACATCCCCGGCCACCTGACACGGGCGGAACGCTTCGTGGATACCGCGCCCGACTTCGAAAAGGGCGACAACGTGGTCATCACCGCCGGGCAGCCCAAGACGGGCCGCAAGCCGCGCGGCACCAACATGGTGAAAATATACAGGAAGTAACGGCAGGCGGCGTCCGGCCCCGCCACGGAGCCACGCGAGCGGACCGGACGCCACGGCACCAGCCGCGCATGCCACGCGGACCATGCGGACCATGCGGATCATGCAGACTATGCGGACCATGCGGACCACGCGAGCACCACAAGGGAGCTACCCACGGTGAAGGCAACCATCCCCGACAACATCTCCGAGGAATACTACCAGATCAGCACGGAGATCCTGTCGAGCTTTCCCAAATACCGT
It contains:
- the mraZ gene encoding division/cell wall cluster transcriptional repressor MraZ — protein: MLFRGRSHRSLDPKGRLMLPPDFRDILVSRADGGKLVLTSFDDCVMGYPLPDWEDFERKFSTLKNPSRKMRDFRRLVIGSAELMELDGQGRVRISRSHMDYAGITKDVVLLGQGSRFEIWDQSRFDGIVAQDFDDVAAELADSGIELSL
- the pyk gene encoding pyruvate kinase encodes the protein MRTKIIATIGPASRSREVLSRLIAAGVRIFRLNFSHGSAPMFVDLVRLLRELEAECGSPVTILQDLSGPKIRIGEIPDGAISVGKGDRVLLGPKAPADAVLPFLPFTNQAVLNGLEAGDRMVLSDGGLQFRVLGTAPEGCFELEADNSGIITSRKGLALPGKSVRLPALTEKDRKDLADGLELGVDAVALSFVQTPEDIRDAKEIIAASGRKHIPVIAKLERQNAVDRLDDILAEADVIMVARGDLGVECPLPALPAMQKRIIRACNRAAKPVIVATQMLLSMVNSPSPTRAETTDVANAVLDGADCVMLSEETAMGNFPVETVEFMKEIAAKAEELHFETQRLAEPADEKGTADFLAYAACLLAEKTGARGIVSHSMTGASARLISSRRPRQMVWALTPDQAALRALNFSWGIVPQGITLDIPGHLTRAERFVDTAPDFEKGDNVVITAGQPKTGRKPRGTNMVKIYRK
- the rsmH gene encoding 16S rRNA (cytosine(1402)-N(4))-methyltransferase RsmH; translated protein: MTGAPDSTTPQAASASTEGARAATLHVPVLLDEVLEALAPHPGGRYLDGTVGLGGHSAAIMERIGPDGELCCLDRDTTALELARQRLAPWAGRVHFFHTRYADFEAALDQLGWDKVDGALIDIGVSSMQIDMADRGFSFHADGPLDMRMDRDGDEDPASKLVNRATADVLKDIILRYGEDPMAGRIARAIVDARATGPIETTAQLVAIVDRAYPAKWRATSRNHPATRTFQALRMAVNDELGQLERFLDRILDRLNPGGRLAVITFHSLEDRIVKHRLRDESQGCVCPRSVSRCECGHKARVDVLTRKPVTASEAELARNSRASSAKLRAAQRLAEGQAPRPRRRNKYAPEGRDTAEGSAS